The nucleotide sequence TGCCCTGATGGCAAAGTATTCCTCGGTCTCCATATTGTAGAACAGTGCCCCGGCGCAGCGGCCCTGGGTATCCTTGAGGATCTCCACCGCCGCCGAGAATTCAAGAATGGTAATCATATCCTGCCGGTTGCGAGCTTCATCCCGCAGCACCCGCATGATTTCCGAACCGGTCATATCGCCGGCTGAATGCATTCGTTTACGGCTGGTACCGCCGCCATGGCGGACCCGCAGACGACCATCGGCATTCTTGTCAAACATCATCCCCAGCCGTTCCAGCCATTCGATAACCAGGGGTGCATCATGGGTGAGAGCTTCCACCAATTCGGGAGTATTGGTAAAGTGCCCACCACCGATGACATCAAGATAATGGAAATAGGGAGAATCCACTTCCTGGGTCGCCCCCTGGATGCCACCTTCAGCCATCACCGTATTGGCATCCCCGTGCCGCAGCTTGGTGGCCAGCACAACCTTGGCTCCATGTTCCGCCGCCAGCAGGGCGGCTGAAGTCCCGGCACCGCCACCGCCGATTACCAGCACATCGGTTTCATAAGCCACCAGATCCTGCAACGCGGCATCATCCACCAGCAGCCTGCTTTTGGATTCCAGCAGGTCGACAAACTCATCCGGATAGCTCTCACCTTTGCTGGGCCCCACTTTTACGGCCCGGCGTCCCTCTTTTTTGTAATCGGGATGGAATTTACCCAGAACCTCTTCGCGACCGGCCAAGGTCAAGGGAGTAAAGTGCTCCCCCTTCTTGGCCCGTTCAATGCGTTCGGGCCGGCTTTTTTCCACCCGCTTAATCAATTCCAGCATTTCAGGAGTGTATCCCATGCTTTACATCCTCCCTGTTGTATGACTTGAAAAAAAGTCCATCATCATTGGTTTGCAATTCAACCTAAAGTTTTGTTTTGTCCTGGGGTTCCCAGCCGACACTGTCCTGGGGTTCCATTTCCCGGTCAACATACAGTTTCCGCAAGGTATCATGATCACTGCCCACCAGGTCAAGAAGCAGGGTATCATACTTATGCTCATTAATCTCCCCTACCCGGTTCTGAAGATGTTCCGCCTGGGGAACTTTATAGCGGGCGTACAGCCGGCGGCACATCTGTGCCAGGTGAAAGTGCTGGATCTGGGCCGGACAGCGGGACGAACACAAGCCGCACTGAATGCAGTCAAAAGAAAGCCGGGCAACCTTAGCCAGATCACCGCGCATGGCAGCATTGACGTATTCCATCACTTCGATATCCATCGGACAGGCCTTGGTGCAGGTGTTGCAGGCCACGCACTTCATCACCTCCGGATAGAGTTTCATGATTGATTCCGCTGTTGCCGAAGTTTCCTCAATATTGTAGACTGCCCGGTTGGCGGGGAAAAACGGCACCTGGGTCAGGTACATATTCTCCTGAACCACGGTTTGACAGGCCAGACCAAAGTGGAGATGATAATCTCCCAGTATCCGGTAGACCGTGCCGCAGGCACCACAGATGCCACCCCGGCAGCCGCAGGCCCGGATAAACTGATAACCGGCATATTCCGTCGCTTTCTGGATGGTCAGTGTTTCCGGCACCATGTACCGTTTACCCATAATGTAGATGGGCACCAGCCGGGTACCTTCAGGAAGTATGGCCCGATCACCGGTTGCAATCTTGAATTCTTTTTGTCCCTCACTCATATCCTTGTCCTCCTGCTTCATACGCTCATCATCGGGCTGAATTCCCCGGGCTTATCTGGCCCCGGACTCATCCTGCAGTTCATCTTCTTTATAGGTGGTTACCGGCGCCGGTTCATCATAGCTGCGGCCGGGGAGATACTCGATTGCCTGCTGAGCCCGCATACCCACGGTGCGGAACAGCGACATCACCGGGATATCACTGGGACAGGCGGTATCACAAAGGCCACAACCGATGCAGGAGGTGACCATGTGGTTAAGGCGGGTAGTATGAAACATCAGGGTATTGGCCGGCATCCGCATGGCCCCCTTACGCTCCGCCCAGCTCAGATATTGATCCGGGGTATGCTCAAAGGTAGGGGAACGGAAAACACATTCACGGCAATAGCAGATGGGACAGTTGATCATACAGTTGTGACATCGGATGCAGGTGGAAAGCAGCTCCTGCATCCCCTTGAGGGAGCCGATACGCTGACCAAACTCACCCAGAACAACATCACGGTTGGCTGTCCGTGCCTTGGCAAGCTGGTCGATACATTCCTGACGGGTTGGCGCTTCCTGACCATTGATTGCCAAAATGTCTTTGGCCGCAAAGGCATCAGCCAACTCATCCCGGACTGCCAGACACAGCTGTTTAGCCGTATCCACCCCCCAAAGACCGATCACCACATCAACAACCTCCGGATTCGGTGCCGGAAACTCGCAGATATCACAGGCACTGCGGAAGGCATAGCCATCCAAAGGGGCAAAGCTACCAGCCGCCGCTTTCTGCCGCAGATCAGCAGCCGGATGATGACCTGCCTTGACCATCGCCGAATAGACCTTCGGCTCATAGGTTCCCAGGCAGTCGACGGCAATAATCATGATTGCCGAACGAATGATCTGCTGAAACTTGACCAGCTCGACGATGGCCCGCACTTCACATGGTTTGACTACCACCCCGATCACCTCACCGGGTTCCCGGACCGCCAGGTTAGCGATAATCCTTGCCGACTGGACCGGCATCACCGGCACCGTCACATCGGTATCAGCCAGCATGGCCGGATCCTTGATCAGGGCCTGGACATAGTTGTCGCCGCCGGTGTTCTTTTTCGGCACCAACAGGCTGCCCACCAGGCCGCTTGCCAGCAACCGGCTGAGAAAGCCGCTGATTTCTTCATTGTAATTATCGCTTTTCAGGTCGATAAGCGTCGATTTCATCACGTTCTCTGTCTCCGTAATTAGATATCCCATTCCTGGGCCAAAGGATTGGCCCCCTGCTCTTCCAGAGCGCCACTGAATTCCCGCACCGTTTCGACAAACAGGCGCCCCTCGCTGGCGCTGATCCACCGTAGCCAGACCCGGTCGGCATCCATCCCCAGGCAGGCCATGATTTCCCGCAAGAGCGCTATGCGGCGCCGGGCCTTGAAGTTGCCGCTCTGGTAGTGGCAGTCACCCGGATGACAACCGCCGATCATCACCCCGTCGGCACCTTCCAGGATGGCTTTCAAAACATAGACAACGTCGATGGCTCCCGAACACATCAGGTGAATCACCCTGATCCCGGATGGATACTGCTGCCGGGTGGTGCCGGCAAGATCGGCACCGGTATAGGTGCACCAGTGGCATAAGAATGCGACAATCCGCGGCTCAAAATTTTCCGACATAACTTCCCTCACTCATGCATATAAAGTATTAACGCTATAGATACAGCTCTTTACAGCGCCCTATTAAGGTTCTTGCTGAGCTATTAAAACAGTCGATTGACCATCGCCATCACCTGGCCCTTGTCAAACCCGTACTGCTGGGTGGCCCCGTTGGGACAGACGGAAGCACAGCTTCCACAGCCATGACAGAGATCATAGTGAACATCGGCAATCCTAGTCTCCTGGTTCAGTTCCCGGGCCCCGTAGGGGCAGGCTTCAACGCAGAGGCCGCAGCCGCTGCACAGGCGGGTGCTGACGGTCACCGCCGTTTTTTCACTGACCAGCTCGCCCTTGCCCAGCACCGTCGCCGCCCTCGCCGCCGCCGCCCGGGCCCGGATCAGCGTTTCATTGATATGCAGCGGAGCGGATGCCAGACCGCAATGGTAGCGTCCTTCACCAACAAAATCAACCAGGGCTGCTTTGGCATTCGCTTCCTGGTAGAAGCCGAAATCATCAAGGGGCAGACCCAGCAACCGGGAAAGCTCACCAACTTCATGAGGTTCGACCCCGGTGCTCAAGACCACGTAGTCGGCCGCCAGCGAAAGCTTCTGCTGGAGAATCTGATCATC is from Candidatus Anaeroferrophillus wilburensis and encodes:
- a CDS encoding 4Fe-4S dicluster domain-containing protein is translated as MSEGQKEFKIATGDRAILPEGTRLVPIYIMGKRYMVPETLTIQKATEYAGYQFIRACGCRGGICGACGTVYRILGDYHLHFGLACQTVVQENMYLTQVPFFPANRAVYNIEETSATAESIMKLYPEVMKCVACNTCTKACPMDIEVMEYVNAAMRGDLAKVARLSFDCIQCGLCSSRCPAQIQHFHLAQMCRRLYARYKVPQAEHLQNRVGEINEHKYDTLLLDLVGSDHDTLRKLYVDREMEPQDSVGWEPQDKTKL
- a CDS encoding 4Fe-4S dicluster domain-containing protein, with translation MMKSTLIDLKSDNYNEEISGFLSRLLASGLVGSLLVPKKNTGGDNYVQALIKDPAMLADTDVTVPVMPVQSARIIANLAVREPGEVIGVVVKPCEVRAIVELVKFQQIIRSAIMIIAVDCLGTYEPKVYSAMVKAGHHPAADLRQKAAAGSFAPLDGYAFRSACDICEFPAPNPEVVDVVIGLWGVDTAKQLCLAVRDELADAFAAKDILAINGQEAPTRQECIDQLAKARTANRDVVLGEFGQRIGSLKGMQELLSTCIRCHNCMINCPICYCRECVFRSPTFEHTPDQYLSWAERKGAMRMPANTLMFHTTRLNHMVTSCIGCGLCDTACPSDIPVMSLFRTVGMRAQQAIEYLPGRSYDEPAPVTTYKEDELQDESGAR
- a CDS encoding hydrogenase iron-sulfur subunit — its product is MSENFEPRIVAFLCHWCTYTGADLAGTTRQQYPSGIRVIHLMCSGAIDVVYVLKAILEGADGVMIGGCHPGDCHYQSGNFKARRRIALLREIMACLGMDADRVWLRWISASEGRLFVETVREFSGALEEQGANPLAQEWDI